The following are from one region of the Ruficoccus sp. ZRK36 genome:
- a CDS encoding NAD(P)H-dependent glycerol-3-phosphate dehydrogenase: MNIAVLGAGAWGTALALHLSRQNHRVTLCPRRFEHALELASARENRDYLPGFSWGPDLQIGCEFKPVLMEAELIVLACPIRGLRDFCQQIAEARESAWQAQMIVTLCKGVEMESLHAPSEIVAELVPGIAVGALSGPSNAAEVAAGSPTAVVLASEAEDELTARMQEAFNGDALRVYRSGDLRGVELGGALKNIYAIGAGLCDGLKLGDNAKAALLTRSLHEMVRLGIALGGQAETFYGLSGVGDLMATSFGAWSRNRGFGEAVGQGKLVADLLDHRRTVVEGYGATEGYSRIVKKCGARTPILDQLHEILYNGVEPREALGALLSRSLKPEHQ, encoded by the coding sequence ATGAACATCGCTGTCCTCGGAGCCGGGGCGTGGGGCACGGCCCTCGCGCTGCATCTTTCCCGCCAAAACCACCGCGTCACGCTGTGCCCGCGCCGCTTCGAGCATGCGCTTGAGCTGGCCAGTGCCCGCGAGAACCGCGACTACCTGCCCGGTTTCAGTTGGGGGCCGGACTTGCAGATCGGCTGCGAGTTCAAGCCCGTCCTGATGGAGGCCGAGCTGATCGTGCTGGCTTGCCCGATTCGGGGTCTGCGTGATTTTTGTCAGCAAATAGCCGAGGCGCGTGAGTCGGCCTGGCAGGCGCAGATGATCGTCACCCTCTGTAAGGGGGTGGAGATGGAGTCGCTGCATGCGCCCAGTGAGATCGTGGCCGAGCTGGTTCCCGGTATTGCCGTGGGGGCACTCTCCGGTCCCTCGAATGCGGCCGAAGTCGCTGCTGGCAGCCCGACGGCGGTTGTGCTGGCCTCTGAGGCGGAGGACGAGCTGACCGCGCGCATGCAGGAAGCCTTTAACGGGGATGCCCTGCGTGTGTACCGCTCGGGAGACCTGCGAGGCGTCGAGCTGGGGGGCGCCTTAAAAAACATTTACGCCATCGGCGCGGGGCTCTGCGACGGGCTCAAGCTGGGCGATAACGCCAAGGCCGCTCTGCTGACCCGCTCGCTGCACGAGATGGTACGCCTCGGGATCGCTCTGGGGGGCCAGGCGGAGACTTTTTATGGCCTCAGTGGGGTCGGCGACCTCATGGCCACGAGCTTCGGGGCCTGGAGCCGCAACCGCGGTTTTGGGGAAGCTGTGGGGCAGGGCAAACTCGTTGCTGATCTGCTGGACCACCGGCGCACGGTGGTCGAGGGCTACGGTGCGACCGAGGGCTACTCGCGCATCGTAAAAAAGTGCGGGGCCCGCACACCCATTCTTGATCAGCTGCACGAAATCCTCTATAACGGAGTCGAACCACGAGAGGCGCTGGGTGCCTTACTCTCCCGGAGCCTTAAGCCAGAACACCAGTAA
- the panB gene encoding 3-methyl-2-oxobutanoate hydroxymethyltransferase, which yields MGKVSTRDIRKLKGTRPVVCVTAYDSTMAGLASEAGIDLILVGDTLGPMQLGFETTVPVTVPMMLQAASSVVRAKPNSLVVADIPFGVVRRSTDYVLEVCCRFMQEAGVDAVKIEGGEDLAPVIATLTASGVPVLGHIGLLPQQVYQLGGYRKFGKTEEQRVQLIRDAQALEQAGVFAIVCEMVAAETATAVSEAIGVPTIGIGSGVGCDGQVLVSTDMLGLTSGYVPSFVKQYANLRSTIADAFKSYASDVRERKFPS from the coding sequence ATGGGAAAAGTGAGCACCCGTGACATCCGTAAGCTCAAGGGCACGCGACCCGTGGTCTGCGTAACCGCTTACGACAGCACTATGGCCGGACTGGCCAGCGAGGCCGGTATCGACCTGATTCTCGTCGGCGACACGCTGGGGCCGATGCAGCTGGGTTTTGAAACAACCGTGCCGGTGACCGTTCCCATGATGTTGCAGGCTGCCTCGTCTGTCGTGCGCGCGAAGCCCAATTCCCTCGTGGTCGCGGACATCCCCTTTGGCGTCGTACGGCGCAGCACCGACTACGTGCTGGAGGTCTGCTGCCGCTTCATGCAGGAGGCCGGGGTTGACGCGGTCAAGATCGAGGGCGGCGAAGACCTGGCCCCGGTGATTGCCACGCTGACCGCCTCCGGGGTGCCGGTGCTCGGCCATATCGGTCTGCTCCCGCAGCAGGTTTACCAGCTGGGCGGGTACCGCAAGTTTGGCAAGACCGAGGAGCAGCGTGTGCAGCTGATCCGTGACGCTCAGGCGCTGGAGCAGGCAGGTGTCTTTGCCATCGTTTGCGAGATGGTTGCCGCCGAGACTGCGACTGCCGTGAGCGAAGCCATTGGCGTGCCGACGATCGGCATCGGCAGTGGAGTCGGCTGTGACGGACAGGTGCTCGTCTCCACGGATATGCTGGGGCTCACCTCCGGCTATGTACCGTCTTTCGTCAAGCAATACGCGAATTTGCGCTCAACCATCGCCGACGCCTTTAAGTCGTACGCCTCAGACGTGCGCGAAAGAAAATTTCCCTCATGA
- a CDS encoding metallophosphoesterase codes for MGDEQGRLIAIGDVHGCADELEEMLDKIAPSVDDTLIFLGDIVNRGPATSRVLQRVKTLGNARCLLGNHELRLLRYRHEGDPTVLKDYDWETLKQIGRDDWAFLESCELTISYPEQETVFVHGGFLPTTAWSEQGAEIVTSIQVINPDNPSEYGKRSKLSNGVSWAEAWKGPPFVIYGHTPRPDIFRRPWSLCIDTGCVYGGKLTAYDVKAEKFLQVPARKTYI; via the coding sequence ATGGGGGACGAACAAGGAAGACTCATTGCGATCGGCGACGTGCACGGCTGTGCGGACGAGCTGGAGGAAATGCTCGACAAGATAGCGCCGAGCGTTGACGACACCCTGATCTTCCTCGGTGACATCGTAAACCGCGGCCCGGCCACCTCCCGCGTGCTCCAGCGCGTAAAAACCCTCGGTAACGCCCGCTGCCTGCTCGGAAACCATGAGCTGCGCCTCCTGCGCTACCGCCATGAGGGCGACCCCACCGTCCTGAAGGACTACGACTGGGAGACCCTCAAGCAGATCGGCCGGGATGACTGGGCCTTTCTGGAGAGCTGCGAGCTGACCATTTCCTACCCCGAGCAGGAGACAGTCTTCGTCCATGGAGGGTTTCTCCCCACCACAGCTTGGTCCGAGCAGGGCGCCGAGATCGTCACCTCCATCCAGGTGATCAACCCGGACAACCCCTCCGAGTACGGCAAGCGCTCCAAACTATCCAATGGCGTCAGCTGGGCCGAAGCCTGGAAGGGACCGCCCTTCGTCATCTACGGCCACACACCGCGCCCCGACATTTTCCGCCGCCCCTGGTCCCTGTGCATTGACACCGGCTGCGTCTACGGCGGCAAGCTCACCGCCTACGATGTCAAAGCTGAAAAATTCCTTCAGGTCCCCGCCCGCAAAACCTACATTTAG
- a CDS encoding isochorismatase family protein, whose amino-acid sequence MNDDTGQLSRKIILLVLDMQETFLKVMPDRESVMARCSLAVSAAHLLGIDVVFTEQMPDKLGPTLPELLALAPDASVFGKTSFSALQAPGLEAYLQEGETEHLLIAGLETPICVYQTALAAQNEDYGVTLLSDALTCRRSDDGEQILRALRHAACHILPTETVFYSLLSDSRHPAFRSFTQLVKQYG is encoded by the coding sequence ATGAACGACGATACCGGCCAACTCTCCCGCAAAATCATCCTGCTTGTCCTCGATATGCAGGAAACCTTCCTCAAGGTCATGCCCGACCGAGAGAGTGTCATGGCCCGATGTTCGCTCGCCGTGAGCGCGGCTCACCTACTGGGCATCGACGTCGTCTTTACCGAGCAGATGCCCGACAAGCTCGGCCCCACCCTGCCCGAGCTGCTCGCGCTGGCCCCCGATGCCTCCGTCTTCGGTAAAACGTCGTTCTCCGCTTTACAGGCCCCCGGCCTGGAAGCCTATCTGCAGGAGGGAGAGACCGAGCACTTGCTCATCGCCGGGCTGGAGACCCCTATCTGCGTTTACCAGACCGCTCTGGCAGCCCAAAACGAGGACTACGGCGTCACCCTGCTCTCGGACGCCCTCACCTGCCGCCGCTCTGATGACGGCGAGCAGATTCTGCGTGCACTCCGGCACGCCGCCTGTCATATTCTCCCCACCGAAACCGTTTTCTACAGCCTGCTCTCCGATTCGCGACACCCCGCCTTCCGGTCCTTTACCCAATTGGTCAAGCAGTATGGCTGA